Proteins from a genomic interval of Prevotella sp. E13-27:
- the mce gene encoding methylmalonyl-CoA epimerase → MKISHIEHLGIAVQSIEESLPFFTEVLGLECYATEVVEDQKVKTAFLKCGEVKLELLEPTSPESTIQKWLDKGNKGVHHVAFCIEDGVANALAEVSEKGVRLIDQAPRKGAEGLNIAFLHPKSTAGVLTELCEHPE, encoded by the coding sequence ATGAAGATTTCACACATTGAACATCTGGGCATCGCGGTCCAGAGCATTGAAGAGAGCCTTCCTTTCTTTACGGAAGTGCTTGGTTTAGAGTGCTATGCAACTGAAGTTGTAGAAGACCAGAAGGTAAAGACTGCCTTCCTGAAGTGTGGAGAGGTGAAGTTGGAACTTCTTGAGCCCACATCGCCAGAGAGCACCATTCAGAAGTGGCTGGACAAAGGCAACAAAGGCGTACACCATGTTGCGTTCTGCATAGAGGATGGTGTTGCAAATGCTTTGGCAGAAGTGTCTGAAAAGGGCGTTCGTCTCATTGACCAGGCTCCTCGCAAGGGTGCTGAGGGTCTTAACATTGCCTTCCTGCATCCAAAGTCAACAGCAGGAGTGCTCACAGAACTTTGCGAACATCCTGAATAA
- a CDS encoding biotin/lipoyl-containing protein, whose protein sequence is MKEYKYTINGTKYVVAIGDIEENIANVTVNGEDYKVEMEIEAEPEKKKPVLGKPTTSPSPSEGGETVAEKAAVNKNNAIKAPLPGVITDIKVAVGDEVQVGDTVVVLEAMKMANNLQAEKAGKVTAICVKIGESVMEDDALVVIE, encoded by the coding sequence ATGAAAGAATACAAATATACTATCAATGGCACAAAATATGTAGTAGCCATTGGTGATATCGAAGAGAACATCGCCAACGTAACAGTCAATGGTGAAGACTACAAGGTAGAGATGGAAATAGAGGCTGAACCTGAGAAGAAGAAGCCTGTATTGGGCAAGCCTACGACCTCCCCCAGCCCCTCCGAAGGAGGGGAGACAGTCGCTGAAAAAGCTGCTGTCAACAAGAATAATGCCATCAAGGCTCCACTGCCAGGTGTCATCACAGACATCAAGGTTGCCGTTGGCGACGAGGTTCAGGTGGGCGACACCGTTGTTGTGCTCGAAGCCATGAAGATGGCAAACAACCTTCAGGCTGAGAAGGCCGGCAAGGTGACAGCCATCTGTGTAAAGATTGGTGAGAGTGTTATGGAAGACGACGCTCTCGTTGTTATTGAGTAA
- a CDS encoding acyl-CoA carboxylase subunit beta: MSKQLEKIKQLIEKREQARLGGGEKAIQKQHERGKYTARERIDMILDPGSFEEYDMFKEHRCHNFGMEKKQFLGDGVVAGSGTIDGRLVFIFAQDFTVHAGSLSETMSQKICKVMDMAMKMGAPVIGINDSGGARIQEGINSLAGFAEIFERNILASGVIPQISGIFGPCAGGSVYSPALTDFTLMMEGTSYMFLTGPKVVKTVTGEDIDQEHLGGASVHATKSGVTHFTAKTEEEGLQMIKTLLSYIPSNNMETAPRKKCNDPINRMEDMLNEIIPENPNEAYDMYKVIGAVVDEGEFFEVQPKFAKNIIVGFARFNGQSVGIVANQPSCYAGVLDVNASRKGARFVRFCDAFNIPIVSFVDVPGFLPGTGQEYNAVILHGAQLLYAYGEATVPKITVTLRKSYGGSHIVMGSKQLHTDLNYAWPSAEIAVMGASGAAAVLYAKEAKAKKEAGEDVKAFIAEKEEEYNELFANPYQAAKYGYIDDVIEPRNTRFRICRALAQLATKRDALPAKKHGNIPM; this comes from the coding sequence ATGAGTAAGCAATTAGAAAAGATTAAGCAACTCATCGAGAAGCGCGAACAGGCACGTCTCGGTGGTGGTGAGAAAGCTATCCAGAAGCAGCATGAGCGTGGCAAGTACACCGCTCGTGAGCGTATTGACATGATTCTCGATCCAGGTTCGTTCGAGGAATATGATATGTTCAAGGAACACCGTTGCCACAACTTCGGCATGGAGAAGAAGCAGTTCCTTGGCGACGGCGTTGTAGCAGGTAGCGGTACTATCGACGGACGCCTGGTATTCATCTTCGCACAGGACTTCACCGTTCATGCTGGTTCTCTGTCTGAGACCATGAGCCAGAAGATCTGTAAGGTGATGGATATGGCCATGAAGATGGGTGCACCTGTCATCGGCATCAATGACTCGGGTGGCGCACGTATTCAGGAGGGTATCAACTCACTGGCTGGCTTCGCAGAAATCTTCGAGCGCAATATTCTGGCTTCAGGCGTTATTCCACAGATTTCAGGTATCTTCGGTCCTTGCGCAGGCGGCTCTGTGTATAGCCCTGCTCTGACTGACTTCACCCTGATGATGGAAGGCACATCATACATGTTCCTTACAGGTCCAAAGGTTGTAAAGACCGTTACTGGCGAGGACATCGACCAGGAGCACCTGGGTGGTGCAAGCGTTCACGCTACCAAGTCGGGTGTTACTCACTTCACAGCTAAGACTGAGGAAGAGGGTCTGCAGATGATCAAGACTCTGCTCTCTTATATTCCTTCTAACAACATGGAGACAGCTCCTCGCAAGAAGTGCAACGACCCAATCAACCGTATGGAGGATATGCTCAACGAGATTATTCCTGAGAATCCTAACGAGGCATACGACATGTACAAGGTTATCGGTGCTGTGGTTGACGAGGGCGAGTTCTTTGAAGTACAGCCTAAGTTCGCAAAGAACATCATCGTTGGCTTCGCTCGTTTCAACGGCCAGAGCGTAGGTATCGTTGCTAACCAGCCTTCTTGCTATGCTGGTGTGCTCGACGTGAACGCTTCTCGTAAGGGTGCACGTTTCGTACGCTTCTGCGATGCATTCAATATTCCTATCGTAAGCTTCGTTGACGTTCCTGGCTTCCTGCCTGGTACTGGTCAGGAGTACAACGCAGTAATCCTGCATGGTGCTCAGCTGCTCTACGCTTACGGCGAGGCTACTGTGCCCAAGATTACCGTTACTCTGCGTAAGTCTTATGGTGGTTCTCACATCGTTATGGGTTCTAAGCAGCTCCACACCGACCTGAACTACGCATGGCCATCAGCTGAGATCGCCGTTATGGGTGCATCAGGTGCTGCTGCTGTGCTATATGCTAAGGAGGCAAAGGCTAAGAAGGAAGCTGGCGAGGACGTAAAGGCATTCATTGCTGAGAAGGAGGAAGAGTACAACGAACTCTTCGCTAATCCTTACCAGGCAGCCAAGTATGGCTATATTGATGATGTAATCGAGCCACGCAACACTCGTTTCCGCATCTGCCGCGCTCTGGCTCAGCTCGCTACAAAGCGCGATGCTCTGCCTGCTAAGAAGCATGGTAACATTCCTATGTAA